In one Parambassis ranga chromosome 6, fParRan2.1, whole genome shotgun sequence genomic region, the following are encoded:
- the edc4 gene encoding enhancer of mRNA-decapping protein 4 isoform X2 — MASNSNIDIEGATQHLRDILKLDRPGSSAASDTQPGDGQRKPSFNGELNGLLGVLGSADRSTMSDSTRPISVDLSSVQECQTICLSGDDGSICIPITSNNVDIVASEDSSINSKARGSNKVKIQPVAKYDWEHKYYYGRLIAVSNSFLAYAIRGANNHAMIRVLSLGFAERSLLKGFTGAVTDLAFAHLDSSLLGCVDEAGNLMVWQLTCIGNKILDQIVVHIRRPEDTPLNTHRRLIWCPFILDDNEENQDDPSQTLALLHEDRAEVWDLEVLRANNTSWPVDATELKEGLITVKGHTQRVSEGALSPDGTVLATASHDGYIKFWQIYIEGGQDKPRCLHELRPHGGRPLSCLLFCDNHKRQDPEVPFWRFLITGADQNQELKMWCTVSWTCLQTIRFSPDPLNSTTLPSLKASLDLSAEYLILTDVQRKVLYVMELRQDLEKGKASFTAVSEFLLTHPVLSFGVRDVSHSRLRHTEVLPAEEESESMTTEGTQGTTESKSGIQIKLYCVHTKSLQDVQILFQPNVGCGSATFLPHSDSQDGFAAFSDHLTDQSSDKESRSGSQTDLRKIPSLPAPSDFLSNSGTSSGTMPKLMTPDAFMTPSTSVPASPGSSASSLTIVTAISSNSDSTNRALDDVNQSPSRAENSSSSLVLSASTSSPRATSAVLLHGLENLQALASPVGPLAVDSPQVLDSPLLPPLASPTRARSPDVISSASTAMSQDMPEIASQTLQLQRGLVASLESLPLSALQTDSMASAASALHLLTSPRTANNSLLPLELGGAECPVGGTADSESRLSHTPSLLENALSQENTGVGGGSSDVSVSHTPWPAAPDITRETRNSLRDNGLADCSREESKDRHLNSPYHRRSYHLTQNDSQDAAAEQSDPDDEVASLASSSGNCGSRSSHRLPVKDWKSSPRSSPKVKRKMKKDDGESSQSRQMDSAQFNDDLQDELLMLLRSQQRELAELRGQIETMQSSIMAQVEHVLTNHQEQEHRRLERVLAESQNRQQELQEQLGQQLGHALSSSLTSRMDKVLREEIKKTVPQTISKSLEPVTGQLSSTIAARLTAVEVVLKDNVTKVAKSKNTTDAIGRAAAEAMQGPIQAAYKDAFQSIVLPVFERGCQSMFQQINESFKQGTQEYIQQLETHMKSRRQRETETRDPMIGQLQQMIDTFQSSTDQLANNITATVRAEVQHQIQMMVGNLQESILSHVQRIVKGEVSMAMKEQQAVVTSSIMQAMRSAAGTPVPTAHLDYQAQQTNILQLLQQGQLNQAFQQALSATDLNLVLYVCESIDSQQVFGQQPCPLSQPVLLSLIQQLSSNLSTRSELKISYLEDAVINLDHGDPLIRDHIASVLAQVRPKLYTFLQQEPNSQLSKRARRLMMMLQGLVNH, encoded by the exons ATGGCGTCCAATTCTAATATAGATATCGAGGGGGCGACCCAGCATCTTCGAGACATCCTCAAGCTCGACCGTCCCGGGAGCAGCGCCG CATCCGATACACAGCCAGGCGATGGCCAGAGAAAGCCATCTTTCAACGGCGAGCTGAATGGTTTACTGGGAGTCCTAGGTAGCGCTGATCGGTCGACCATGTCCGACTCTACCAGACCCATCTCTGTAGATCTCAGCAGCGTTCAGGAGTGTCAGACAAT CTGCCTTTCTGGTGACGATGGTTCCATCTGCATCCCCATCACCTCTAACAATGTGGATATTGTGGCAAGTGAAGACTCCAGCATCAACAGCAAGGCTCGAGGAAGCAACAAG GTAAAAATTCAGCCTGTTGCCAAATACGACTGGGAACACAAGTATTATTACGGCAGACTAATCGCTGTGTCCAACTCCTTCCTGGCTTATGCCATCAGAG GAGCCAACAACCATGCAATGATTCGTGTCCTGAGTTTGGGATTTGCCGAGCGCTCCCTGCTGAAAGGATTCACTGGGGCCGTCACGGATCTGGCTTTTGCTCACCTGGACTCCTCCCTATTGGGCTGTGTAGATGAAGCAGGCAACCTGATGGTCTGGCAGCTCACCTGCATAGGCAACAAGATTTT AGATCAAATAGTGGTTCACATTCGACGACCAGAGGACACCCCACTTAACACCCATCGTCGCCTCATTTGGTGCCCATTCATCCTGGATGACAATGAGGAGAACCAAGACGACCCTAGCCAGACTTTGGCCCTTTTACATGAGGACAGG GCTGAGGTTTGGGACCTGGAAGTCCTGAGAGCCAACAACACCAGTTGGCCTGTTGATGCCACAGAACTAAAAGAAGGCCTCATCACAGTCAAGGGTCACACCCAG AGAGTCAGTGAAGGAGCATTGTCTCCAGATGGAACAGTGTTGGCTACAGCCAGCCATGATGGATACATAAAGTTTTGGCAGATATACATAGAAGGTGGACAGGACAAACCTAG ATGTCTTCATGAATTGCGACCTCATGGAGGGCGTCCCCTCTCCTGCCTTCTTTTCTGTGACAACCACAAGAGACAGGACCCAGA GGTTCCTTTCTGGCGGTTTTTGATAACTGGAGCAGATCAGAATCAGGAGCTGAAGATGTGGTGCACTGTTTCCTGGACGTGTTTACAGACCATCAG GTTCTCTCCAGATCCACTCAACTCAACAACCCTACCAAGTCTCAAGGCCAGTCTGGACCTCTCTGCTGAGTATCTCATCCTCACTGATGTACAGAGAAAG GTTCTGTATGTTATGGAACTGCGACAGGACCTGGAAAAAGGAAAAGCGAGTTTCACAGCCGTTTCGGAGTTCCTGCTGACACATCCTGTGCTCAGCTTTGGAGTCCGTGATGTCTCCCACAGCAGACTGCGACACACTGAGGTCctccctgcagaggaggagagtgagagcATGACAACAG AGGGCACTCAAGGAACCACAGAGTCCAAATCAGGGATCCAGATAAAACTGTACTGTGTCCATACGAA GAGTCTACAGGATGTTCAGATCCTTTTCCAGCCTAATGTTGGTTGTGGCTCTGCAACCTTCCTTCCTCATTCTGATTCTCAAGATGGCTTTG caGCATTTTCAGACCATCTCACTGACCAGAGCTCTGACAAAGAATCAAGAAGTGGCTCCCAAACCGACCTGAGGAAGATCCCATCACTTCCTGCTCCTTCCGACTTTCTGTCAAACTCAGGAACCAGTAGTGGAACGATGCCCAAGCTCATGACCCCAGATGCCTTCATGACACCAAGCACTTCG GTACCGGCATCTCCCGGAAGCAGTGCCAGCAGTCTGACGATTGTGACAGCTATCAGCAGCAACTCTGACTCAACTAACAG GGCTTTGGATGATGTCAATCAGAGtcccagcagagcagagaacagcagcagtAGTCTGGTACTCTCTGCCTCCACCAGCAGCCCAAGAGCTACTTCTGCTGTGCTGCTACATGGACTTGAGAACCTACAG GCTTTGGCTTCCCCTGTTGGTCCTCTGGCAGTTGACAGCCCTCAAGTTCTGGATTCTCCCCTCCTGCCACCCTTAGCCTCTCCGACCAGGGCCCGCTCCCCCGATGTTATCTCCTCAGCCTCCACAGCCATGTCCCAGGACATGCCAGAGATTGCTTCTCAGACCCTGCAGCTTCAGCGAGGGCTAGTGGCCAGCTTGGAGTCCTTACCTCTTTCTGCCCTCCAGACAGACAGCATGgcctctgctgcctctgctctgcACCTACTCACGTCTCCCCGCACAGCCAACAACAG tctGTTGCCCCTTGAACTTGGAGGTGCTGAATGTCCAGTGGGCGGGACTGCAGATTCAGAGTCTAGACTTAGCCACACCCCATCTCTACTGGAGAACGCTTTATCACAGGAAAACACTGGGGTGGGAGGCGGGTCTTCGGATGTCAGTGTTAGCCACACGCCGTGGCCTGCTGCCCCCGACATCACCAGGGAAACCAGGAACAGTCTCAGGGACAACGGTCTAGCAGACTG TTCAAGAGAGGAGTCAAAGGACAGACACTTAAACTCACCTTACCATCGGCGCTCCTATCACCTCACACAGAATGACAGCCAGGACGCAGCTGCTGAACAGAG TGACCCTGATGATGAGGTGGCCAGTCTGGCATCATCTTCTGGAAATTGTGGCTCTCGCTCTTCTCACAGACTACCAGTTAAAGACTGGAAGTCCTCACCACGAAGCTCACCGAAAgtaaagaggaagatgaagaaagaTGACGG TGAATCATCTCAGTCCAGGCAAATGGATTCTGCTCAG TTTAATGATGATCTTCAGGACGagttgctgatgctgctgcgtAGCCAGCAGAGGGAGTTAGCTGAGCTGCGGGGACAGATTGAAACCATGCAGAGCTCTATTATGGCTCAGGTAGAGCATGTCCTGACAAACCACCAGGAACAAGAGC ACCGCAGATTAGAACGAGTACTGGCAGAGAGTCAGAATCGCcagcaggaactgcaggaacaACTTGGCCAACAGCTCGGCCATGCCCTCAGTTCTTCTTTAACCAGCAGAATGGACAAAGTGCTACGGGAAGAAATCAAGAAAACTGTCCCACAGA cGATCTCAAAGAGTCTGGAGCCAGTAACAGGTCAACTGAGCAGCACCATTGCTGCAAGACTGACTGCTGTAGAGGTTGTCCTGAAGGACAATGTCACCAAGGTGGCCAAATCCAAA AACACAACAGATGCCATTGGtcgagcagcagctgaagcaatGCAGGGGCCAATCCAAGCGGCCTATAAAGATGCCTTCCAGAGCATCGTGCTACCTGTCTTTGAAAGAGGCTGCCAGTCCATGTTTCAGCAGATCAACGAAAGCTTCAAACAAGGCACACAAGAAT ACATCCAGCAGCTCGAGACTCATATGAAGAgcagaaggcagagagagacagagacacgaGATCCCATGATTGGCCAACTCCAGCAGATGATCGACACCTTCCAGAGCTCCACTGATCAGCTGGCGAATAACATCACAGCAACTGTACGGGCTGAGGTCCAACACCAGATCCAGATGATGGTCGGCAA TTTGCAGGAATCTATTCTTAGCCATGTGCAGCGGATTGTGAAAGGAGAGGTTAGCATGGCGATGAAAGAGCAGCAGGCAGTGGTCACCTCCAGCATCATGCAAGCCATGAGGTCAGCAGCTGGTACTCCTGTGCCCACAGCACACCTCGACTACCAGGCACAGCAGACCAAcatcctgcagctcctgcagcagggTCAGCTCAACCAGGCTTTccagcag GCTCTGTCGGCAACAGATTTGAACTTggtcctgtatgtgtgtgagagcatcGATTCTCAGCAGGTGTTTGGTCAGCAGCCCTGCCCTCTCAGCCAACCTGTGCTGCTTTCACTCATCCAGCAGCTTTCTTCCAACCTCTCAACCCGATCTGAGCTCAAAATCAG